The Bacillaceae bacterium S4-13-56 genome segment ATCAAATGGCCAATCGATTAGACATTGATGTTTTTGAAGTTGGACTTAGGGACCATGCCAAATCTTATTTTGATCCCGATTTGTATTTTTTTCAAGAAGGACAGAGGATTGACAGCAACACGCTTTATAATTGGCTTTCACGGGAAGGTGAAACATCAAGTGGCTTGAATCCCGTCATGGAAGGGCCAGAGGATGCAATTGAATCGCATCAAGAGGCGCCTAAATACTTAAGTCATATTTTGGAACATGATTTTCTTAAGAAAAATGAAGATGGAATAGTTGAATTAAAAGGGATGTCCATAGGTATTGCCTTGAAATCAACGTACCGTTTTCAAACGGAAGTCGGTGGCCCTTATTATTATCAAGATATTCCAGAGAAAGTCATGGTAAAGGAAGGGAAAGAAATAGCAAATGAAGTGATTCAACGAATTCGTCAGATGGAGGGCTTGGAGGAGGTCCCTATAGTGGTGGCCCTTTTTCGCGAAGAAGATCAAAATGCCATGTCACCGGGTAATTTTGTTGCTAAGACTGTAGTAGAGGTTGGGGGTGCTGTTGCAAAACAGTGGCAGGACATAGATGAAGACTATGTTTTATTTCCATCAAATGAAGCAGCTGTAAATTATAATGAGGAAAGTCAGCTCATGCAGGAATTCACCGATGAAATCGCACGATATTTTCCTAACTACGTTGGAGTTATAGGAAATGGTTTCTATAAAGATGGGGAACTAGCTGAACTTAATATCCAGATTCCTATCGAATTTCAAGGTAAAGCAGAAGTTGTAGGATTTACTCAATATGTTTATGGGCTAGTAATGGAAACTTTCCCGAATTACTTTAAGGTTGAGGTCCAAATACACTCCCATCAACAACAGGAAAGTGTAATCGTTCGAGAAGCGGGAGAAACAGACCCATTTGTTTATCTCTATCAGTAATAGACTCCTGTATTTTCGTCAAAATTAGAGCCTTAAAAATGTGCAAGATTGTTTGATGTGCCCATTCTTATAGGTTAGAATGATAGGTGGAAGGCTCTGTTTTTTTAATAGAGTTTATGTAGCAAAATTGTTGAAGGAGGCGTTACGCATGGTCGTACCTTACAAACATGAACCGTTTACAGATTTCACTGTTGAAGAAAATCGCAAGGCCTTTGAAGATGCACTTAAAAAGGTAGAGGGTGAGTTTGGTACAGAATATCCATTGATTATTGGTGGAGAAAGAATTACAACCGAAGATAAGATAAAGGTTGTCAATCCTGCCAAAAAAGATGAAGTCCTTGGGTATGTATCAAAGGCAAATCAAGAGCTTGCAGAAAAAGCGCATAAAATTGCTGATAAGACTTTTGAATATTGGAGAAAAACGGATCCTGCCATGCGTGCGGATATTCTATTCCGTGCGGCTGCTATTGTTCGTCGTCGTAAGCATGAATTCTCTGCTCATCTTGTAAAAGAAGCTGGGAAGCCTTGGAAAGAGGCGGATGCTGATACAGCGGAAGCTATTGACTTTATGGAATTTTACGGACGTCAAATGCTTCGTATTAAAGACGGTTTTCCTGTTAATAGCCGTCCAATTGAACATAACCAATTCCATTACATTCCACTAGGAGTGGGAGTAGTAATTCCACCATGGAACTTCCTATTTGCGATCATGTGTGGTACTACTGTAGCGTCTATGGTTTCTGGTAATACGGTTTTACTAAAGCCAGCTAGTGCTACTCCTGTTATTGCTTACAAATTTATGGAAGTTCTTGAAAAAGCAGGGCTTCCTGCTGGAGTAATAAACTACATTCCTGGTAGTGGTTCTGAAATTGGAGATTACTTAGTTGATCACCCAAGAACACGATTCATCAGCTTCACTGGTTCTCGCGAAGTTGGTACACGTATCTATGAACGTGCAGCAAAAGTAAATGAAGGCCAAAAGTGGCTTAAGCGTGTCATTGCTGAAATGGGTGGAAAAGACACGATCGTAGTTGACGAAAGTGCAGACCTTGAGTTAGCAGCTGATGCCATTACTTACTCTACTTTTGGCTTCTCAGGCCAAAAATGTTCGGCGTGCTCCCGCGTTATTGCACACGAAGCTATTTACGATGATCTATTAGCGCGTGTTGTTGAGAAAACAAAAACAGAAGTTAAAGCTGAAGATCCTTCTAGCCCAACAGCTTATATGGGACCAGTAATTGACCAAGCGGCTTATGATAAAATCCTAAGCTATATTGAAACAGGTAAAAGAGAAGGGAAACTTATGACTGGTGGTAATGGAGACGACAGCACAGGCTGGTTTGTCGAGCCAACAAT includes the following:
- the pruA gene encoding L-glutamate gamma-semialdehyde dehydrogenase; amino-acid sequence: MVVPYKHEPFTDFTVEENRKAFEDALKKVEGEFGTEYPLIIGGERITTEDKIKVVNPAKKDEVLGYVSKANQELAEKAHKIADKTFEYWRKTDPAMRADILFRAAAIVRRRKHEFSAHLVKEAGKPWKEADADTAEAIDFMEFYGRQMLRIKDGFPVNSRPIEHNQFHYIPLGVGVVIPPWNFLFAIMCGTTVASMVSGNTVLLKPASATPVIAYKFMEVLEKAGLPAGVINYIPGSGSEIGDYLVDHPRTRFISFTGSREVGTRIYERAAKVNEGQKWLKRVIAEMGGKDTIVVDESADLELAADAITYSTFGFSGQKCSACSRVIAHEAIYDDLLARVVEKTKTEVKAEDPSSPTAYMGPVIDQAAYDKILSYIETGKREGKLMTGGNGDDSTGWFVEPTIFADLSPTATIMQEEIFGPVVGFSKAKNFDEAIEFANNTEYGLTGAVFTNNREHLEKARQDFHVGNLYFNRGCTAAIVGYHPFGGFNMSGTDSKAGGPDYLLQHMQGKTTSEML
- a CDS encoding CamS family sex pheromone protein, yielding MKIIKGVVLASVLILSACAPTFDKEEEIVQTNENNKRETAFVPSFNVSEEEYKIIYPYKPSQARGVIVNQMANRLDIDVFEVGLRDHAKSYFDPDLYFFQEGQRIDSNTLYNWLSREGETSSGLNPVMEGPEDAIESHQEAPKYLSHILEHDFLKKNEDGIVELKGMSIGIALKSTYRFQTEVGGPYYYQDIPEKVMVKEGKEIANEVIQRIRQMEGLEEVPIVVALFREEDQNAMSPGNFVAKTVVEVGGAVAKQWQDIDEDYVLFPSNEAAVNYNEESQLMQEFTDEIARYFPNYVGVIGNGFYKDGELAELNIQIPIEFQGKAEVVGFTQYVYGLVMETFPNYFKVEVQIHSHQQQESVIVREAGETDPFVYLYQ